The genomic stretch TCAATTAGGTAATACACTACTGGAATAAAGACTAGCGTAATAAAAGTGGCAACGCTTAGCCCAAATACAATGACAATCGCCATAGGCTGTTGAATTTCAGTTCCTTCTCCAAATCCAAGCGATAGTGGTACAAGACCAAGGATCGTTGTTAAGGCCGTCATGAGGATTGGTCTTAAACGAATAGGTCCAGCTTCTAAAATCGCTTCTCGTGTGTTCATTCCTGTCTCACGTAGCTTATTAATATAATCAACAAGGACAATCGCGTTATTTACAACGATCCCAGTTAAGATAAGCATTCCGACGAGCGAACCTACGCCGAGAGGTTGGAAGGATATGAGCAGCCCAAAAATTATACCGATGGCCGTTAGTGGAACAGAGAACATGATAATAAACGGATAGAGAAAGGATTCAAATTGTCCGGCCATTACCATATAGACCAAAACGATAGCAAGCGCAAGTGCTCCAGATAATTTAAAGAAAGCATCATTCATTTGTTCATCTTGACCACCAAACGTGATTTTATAAGAATTACCTGGTAGCGGAACGTCTTTAACAAGCTTCTCGCGAATTTCGTCGGTTACTGTTCCAAGGTCCCTGCCTAACAAACTGGCTGTAATTTCAACTTGCCTTAGTCGATCAGTACGTGTAATCTCCGAAGGACCTAATCCTCGCTCAATTTCAGCTACAGCGGAAAGAGGAACTTTTTCACCGGTTTGTGTTTCGATAAGCAGACTCGAGAGTGAATCTAGTGAATCTGTATATTTATCTTCGACTGCAAGGCGAATGTCCAGTTGGTTTCCGTCTCGAGCAAGATTACTCGCAACAAGCCCCTTGGTTGCATTTGAAATAGCGGTTGAAATTTGAGAACTTCCTATTCCATAACTCGCTGCTTTCTCGCGATCAATTAGGATTTGAACTTCAGGATTGTTAGATTCAATACTAGAAGTTGGTTCTCTTACGCCATCAACCTCTGAAATGCTTTCCATCACATCATCTGATAGCTCTTTAAGAACATCAAGGTCTGATCCAATAATATTAATCGAAATCGGATCAGCACTAAATCCAGAGTCACTTGCAGAAACAGATATATCAGCATTTGGAATATCTTTCAGTTTCTTTCGTATATCCTCTGCTACTTCTAAATCGGACTGCTCACGCTCATCAATAGGTACCAGCAGTACG from Bacillus sp. Cs-700 encodes the following:
- a CDS encoding efflux RND transporter permease subunit, translating into MNIAKLSVFRPIAMGMVIIFILIIGTVSLRNMPVDLFPDLTFPVAAVTVTYEGAGPEEVENLLASPLENVMGTLPNVESISSVSQNGGALILVSFEWGTDMDFATLNMREQIDAVRDTLPSEVPIPKVLRFNPSDIPIMQLGVAGSEEDLTAVKKVIEDQIKPSLDSVPGVAAVTIEGQLEKEIRLVLLVPIDEREQSDLEVAEDIRKKLKDIPNADISVSASDSGFSADPISINIIGSDLDVLKELSDDVMESISEVDGVREPTSSIESNNPEVQILIDREKAASYGIGSSQISTAISNATKGLVASNLARDGNQLDIRLAVEDKYTDSLDSLSSLLIETQTGEKVPLSAVAEIERGLGPSEITRTDRLRQVEITASLLGRDLGTVTDEIREKLVKDVPLPGNSYKITFGGQDEQMNDAFFKLSGALALAIVLVYMVMAGQFESFLYPFIIMFSVPLTAIGIIFGLLISFQPLGVGSLVGMLILTGIVVNNAIVLVDYINKLRETGMNTREAILEAGPIRLRPILMTALTTILGLVPLSLGFGEGTEIQQPMAIVIVFGLSVATFITLVFIPVVYYLIDLRRQKRLEKKMEMNQ